One Prosthecobacter sp. SYSU 5D2 genomic window carries:
- a CDS encoding DUF4411 family protein yields MTNESRKFLLDTNVLITAHRSYYAFDLCPGFWQSISDGHAAGRLCSTVRVRDELLKGKDLLADWLKITLPDGFFLDDSSAEIATEYGPLMSWVVARGFTSGAQAKFASDADGWLIATAKKEGFCLVTHEVSRPEARAKVQMPDVCKEFGVAYCNTFDMLRELGCKFQ; encoded by the coding sequence ATGACCAACGAAAGCCGAAAATTCCTGCTCGATACGAATGTGCTGATCACCGCACACCGGTCCTACTATGCATTCGACTTATGCCCTGGCTTCTGGCAGTCCATCTCCGATGGCCATGCTGCCGGGCGGTTATGCAGCACGGTCCGGGTCAGGGATGAATTACTGAAGGGCAAGGATCTGCTGGCTGACTGGCTCAAAATCACGCTGCCAGACGGGTTCTTCCTGGATGATTCATCCGCCGAAATCGCAACGGAATATGGGCCTCTTATGAGCTGGGTGGTGGCCAGGGGTTTTACCTCCGGTGCCCAAGCCAAATTTGCCAGCGATGCGGACGGTTGGCTCATTGCCACGGCCAAAAAAGAAGGGTTCTGCCTTGTGACTCACGAAGTGTCCCGGCCTGAAGCCAGGGCCAAAGTACAAATGCCTGATGTCTGCAAGGAGTTTGGAGTCGCTTACTGTAACACTTTTGACATGCTCCGCGAGCTTGGTTGCAAGTTTCAGTGA
- a CDS encoding DUF6602 domain-containing protein, whose product MAKPRTNLPGYFEEISRRLQMQADILTCVVTHRGLMGDNDHQSFAELLRQNLPARYGVDTGFVVNSESDRSEHAQSISSQCDILILDILNNAPLCTQSAFRVCPIEMVLGVIEFTRLLSARKLKEDIQKLVRVRKLADTGKKHYMRDEEGAGSLRPRAYIVAIDSEISSSELIKQVDKIDDNHRLNAILIIKKNELYVRKILSSEWVRFETHALFRFFAVLSSHMNSFPVGPADLAKYLPSLEDFMEPPLPPATPSPW is encoded by the coding sequence ATGGCTAAACCAAGAACCAACCTGCCAGGTTATTTTGAAGAAATAAGTAGGCGATTGCAAATGCAGGCTGACATCTTAACATGTGTTGTGACCCATCGTGGTCTTATGGGCGATAATGATCACCAATCTTTCGCCGAACTACTCCGTCAGAATTTACCAGCGCGTTATGGTGTAGATACGGGATTCGTTGTGAACTCGGAGAGCGACCGTAGTGAACATGCACAATCCATTAGCTCCCAATGCGATATTCTTATTCTGGATATTTTAAATAATGCTCCGTTATGCACACAATCGGCCTTTCGTGTCTGTCCAATAGAAATGGTTCTTGGAGTCATCGAGTTCACAAGGTTATTAAGCGCAAGAAAATTGAAAGAGGATATTCAAAAGTTAGTCAGAGTGAGAAAGCTTGCCGACACGGGCAAGAAGCATTATATGCGTGATGAAGAAGGAGCTGGCTCTTTAAGACCAAGAGCTTATATTGTTGCAATTGACTCTGAAATATCATCCTCTGAGCTCATCAAGCAAGTGGATAAAATTGATGATAATCATCGCCTGAATGCTATTTTGATAATAAAGAAAAATGAGTTATATGTGCGGAAAATACTTTCAAGCGAATGGGTGCGATTCGAGACACATGCACTCTTCCGTTTTTTTGCTGTTTTATCTTCCCACATGAACAGCTTCCCCGTGGGACCAGCAGATCTTGCGAAATATCTCCCTTCATTAGAGGATTTTATGGAACCACCTCTGCCTCCAGCGACTCCATCTCCTTGGTAA